The Thermostichus vulcanus str. 'Rupite' sequence CCTGCGGGATCCCTGCCGGTACCAAAGGAACCACCAACCGTCGGCAACCGCTCCCATCCGGTTTATGGGCAGGGGGCAAGAGCCGGAGCAGGGTATCGGGTAGCAGCGTAAAGCCGATCCCGGCCTGTTCTGCCTGATGAGGGCTGTAGAGAGCATGCAGCCGATCGTAGCGGCCTCCCAAGCCCACGACTTCGCCACCCACCACCGCCTGAAAAACGATGCCCGTGTAGTAAGCCAAGGTTTGAACCAGGCTCAGATCCAGCACCACTTGCACCTGTTGCTCCTGCAAAACTTGGCAAAGTTGTTGCAAATCGCGCAACCGATCGGCTGGCACGGGCAACTGCGCCAACTGTGGCAAAACACGGCTGGGCTGGCCCCGCAGCGCTAAAATCTGGGATCCAATCTGGCGAGCTGCTTCCGGTAAGGGTGCTGACTCCAGATAGACATAATCCAATTGGGCAATGGCGCGTCGAACTGCCGCTTGGGCAGTGGGGGCAATGGGGCTAAGCAAACTTTCGGTGAGACTCACATCCCCCAACAACAGCGTCCAATCGGGGATCCCGTTCCCGCCTTCGCTTGCGTGCCCGAAGGGGGTAGCAGCGCCCTGACCGACGGAACGAATACAATCGGCCAGCAGCGTCAGGATCTCGGCATCCGCCAGCCAACCCCCAGCCCCGATCAGCTCCACCCCCGACTGGAAAAATTCCTGCCCACTGCTGGATCCCTCCTCCCGCTGGCTGTTGCGAAAAACGCTGCCATGGTAGTAAAGCCGCAAAGGCAAGGGCCCAGAAGAGAGACGAGTTGCCGCTGCCCGCACAATGGAAGCGGTCAGTTCTGGGCGCAACCCCAGCATCGTCCCTTCGCTATCCCGCAGTTGCAGTACAGACTCCGCCTGGATGGATCCCCCGGCCAGCAGCGTTTCCAACCGTTCTAGAGTAGGGGTAATGATGCGCTGATAGCCATAGCGCTGGAACACCTGGCTCAGTTGAGACTCCAACCATTCCCGCCGCTGGACCTCACGCGGCAAGAAATCCCGAGCGCCGCTGGGTGGCCGCAAGCTGCTGGGGCTGGTGGGGGATCCCACGGCTAGGCGGGAGTCTGCATCGTACACGGTTACGCTCTGGCACGCTGTCCTGCCGCATCATAGCGGATGTTGGGTTGGTGCAGCGCTCCCAGAATCCCGAGGGAAATCAGGCCAGTCCTCCATGGGATCGGTGGAGCGTACCCGGTGCATCCCTGCTGCCGCAAACGTGGCAAAGGCCGCTTCCGCCTGCTCGCTAAAATCCACCACCCCTGGGATCACCACCGCCGAGGTGCAATCTTCCAAAAGGTAGATCTTCTGGGCCAGCTTCGGATCTTGGGTCTGGATTTCCTGCAGGAGATCACTCACCGTCCAGGCTACACAGTGACTTTTGGCTTGACCCGCGACGATCAACGCATCAAACCCCAGCAAATAGCGAATCAGCGGATCGTTTTTTTCGTCGATGGGATCCCCTTCTGGCCCAGTCAAAACTTCCGGGCTGAGCACCGAATAGTTCTCTGTCAGGGGGTTGGCCCC is a genomic window containing:
- a CDS encoding ATP phosphoribosyltransferase regulatory subunit, encoding MYDADSRLAVGSPTSPSSLRPPSGARDFLPREVQRREWLESQLSQVFQRYGYQRIITPTLERLETLLAGGSIQAESVLQLRDSEGTMLGLRPELTASIVRAAATRLSSGPLPLRLYYHGSVFRNSQREEGSSSGQEFFQSGVELIGAGGWLADAEILTLLADCIRSVGQGAATPFGHASEGGNGIPDWTLLLGDVSLTESLLSPIAPTAQAAVRRAIAQLDYVYLESAPLPEAARQIGSQILALRGQPSRVLPQLAQLPVPADRLRDLQQLCQVLQEQQVQVVLDLSLVQTLAYYTGIVFQAVVGGEVVGLGGRYDRLHALYSPHQAEQAGIGFTLLPDTLLRLLPPAHKPDGSGCRRLVVPLVPAGIPQALALAAQWRQSEPVELELLDRSPEEVEAYARQCRIPEVAWVQADGSFHLTTLNFN